The sequence below is a genomic window from Mus musculus strain C57BL/6J chromosome 4, GRCm38.p6 C57BL/6J.
AGGTGTTGGTTTACCCCTGAGAAGCTGCTGTTCCCTAAAATAGCATTTGATAGCCTTCCTGAGAATTACTCTGGAAGAAGTGTTTTGGGCCTGACTTCTATGCCTTTGACAGCTCAAAGTGCCTCTTTTTGttggtttattcttttgtttgagacaaggttttgctctgtagcccaggcaggcctcacaTTTGcagtgattctcctgcttcagcctccctagCGCTGGGATAACAGGTGCATGCCATCGTGTTTGGCGGCCATCTTGATTAAACTCCAACAAGGGAACATAGCATGTAGCAGGTGGCTTATTTCTCTTCTGTGATCCCACTTTAGGACCTTTACCCAGACGTTAACCTCCACCTGAGTCACATTCTCCTTTCCTCTGTGGAGTTAACCTGTCCACCCTTTTCTCTGCTCCAAGGTCCCTTCTTTCAGTAAGCCTGCTATAATCCCTCAAAGGACGTCAGATCTTGGGCTAtcacatgtttttcttttgtgacttgtaccatgtgtgtgtctgtgtgtctgtgtgtgtgtctgtctgtgtgtgtttctgtgtgtgtgtatctgtgtgtgtgtgtgtctgtgtgtgtttctgtgtgtgtgtgtgtctgtgtgtctgtgtgtgtgaatgtctcacatgtatgtgttcatgcatgtggatGGGGTGTTCAATGGCACATGTTTAGACATCAGAAAGCAACCTTTCTGTTGTTGATTCTTTacttgggttgtcaggcttgtggAACAAGCACTTTGCCCCTTGAGCCATTTTAGCCATCCTCTTCCAGATGTTATTCCATACAGAGAGAAATCTACTGAGCTTTaatatgtgccaggcactgtgctaacACACTATAGAAATAAATCAGTTAGGCACACACTTTAagaactctggagacagagacaggtcgatctctgtgaatttgaggctagccagggctactttattgagacacacacacacaccgccctcatctcaagaaataaagagaaaaaagaaagaagaaaaatttacccggcaatagccaggtatgcttctccccacagttacctggcaacagccaagtaggcctggcccactataaaaggggctgcttgcccactcctctctctcttgttcctCTCTTGGTCACTTGGTCTCTTGCTCTTCTCTTGTTTCCGCTctgtccctttcctcctctcttctcattcccctccccctcctctctccgtgtgctcatggccggcctctactcctctctctctgcctttctctgcctctactaccctttcaactccccaccccacaccccaaatAAACTCTGTTCTGTACTATTGGTAGTTCTTCTCGCTACCGCTTCAAGTAGAACTGTTTCCTTCTACAATTAACATCAGAGCTGAGCCCAAATCTAGGCTCACACTCATGCTTGTGAATGTTTGTGATAATTTGCCTCTGTTACTTTTCGTTTGGACTGCATGCATATCTGACTTCCTAGACATAGATATGAGTCTGAAAATGAACAAACGTGACTTGCCTAAGTGACCCCACTGAGTCATGAGAAAACACCTTAGAGTCTCTGCTCTAAGGACTCAGGATATAGTCTGAGAGAAATGGGGTTGTGAGTTTGATTATACTACTTCCATTGCATTCTCTGGTTTCTAGCATCTTTTCTGTTTCAGTGAATTTGTTTTTGAGTCTTTATAGTCTCAAAACTAACACACAAGCCCCGAGTTTCCCAGGGATCTTAGGGTAGAGGCCTCTTGACTAGGGTAGTTCCCAGGGTCCTGTAGTTGCACACAAAGGTTTGTCCCTGATTCCTGGATTCCCCTCAGTTAGATTTATGTTACCGTAtcaaaacaccataaccaaaagcaacttgaggacgaaagagtttatttcagcttatgctTCGTCATGaagggaactcaaggcagaaacctggaggcagtaactaaagcagaggccacagagggatgttgcttgctggctttctcctcctggcttgctcagcctgctttatttgtgtttgtttatggtatggaGCCATGGTTGTCCTAGAATTGTCTCtaaacctcaaactcagagaaatccacctgcttatGTCTCTCCTCCTGaccgctgggattaaaggcatgtactgccACCCCTGGATGTTCAGCCTGCTTCTTATACAACCCAATTCTACTTTTGTAGGGAAGACAACACCTCCAGTGTGTTGTGCTGGGCCTTTGTTTCAGGAAACATTAAAAGGAGTGGCAAGTTCCTGAGCTATGCCCAGCTACTCTGCCCAGTGGTCTCGAAAAGCTAGCTCACCACAGTCGGCAGTCTTCCCATCTCCAGTTCACCTGCCTCAGTGCCACACGTACCTTCTCAGCCATAAACCCCCTGTGGTTGGTGGTCCCAAattccagtaacccagtaaatcaaaactctagacgTTTATAAtgaatcagtcagatttatatatcaataaattctcaattcacaagatgctcacacaataatttcagagccagttgataatgatacaagctgcccacctagattagacaagttatcccaattattctattctTATGATATTTatatctacctgtggctatttaaaaccatGTGGAATCTGGATCAtctccttccatcttcctttattctctctgtccttccctctgtCCTGGTCTCTGAAATTctttgctctgcctcccttttccctgtccaatcacaggcttcttcttgtattaatatttaaagtgatTGGACAGCAAAAATTCTGCTACAGGCCTTCCCACATAAACCattggcattttctcaactgaggcatcCTCTTCTCCAGATgactagtttgtgtcaagctgacaatgacTAACGTCCATTCCTTGATGTCTTTTTGTGGGTTGTAAGATCACGATTAGCCTGTCCTTGCTATTCTTCAGCTACCGGCCCCCCATGAGTGAATTTTTCTGTTGTGTATAACTTCCTAGTgtctcacatcttttttttttaacttcatagATAGATCATGGCCCTGAGGGCATGTGGCTTGATCATCTTCCGAAGACACCTTATTCCCAAGATGGACAACAGTACAATTGAATTTCTGCTGCTGCAGGCATCAGACGGCATTCATCACTGGACTCCTCCCAAAGGTGCGGGGACGGatggttggttttttggggggtggaaATGCCAAGCTTGGCTCAGGAATCCACCCTGCCAGGCCTCCTACAAGGCTTGTTTTTCAGTGCCTGTACAGCAAGaagaggtggcagaggcaggagcacttAATCCTTTCTCTTAAGGCCCCCAGGCCAGCTCAGAGCTAGAAATAGGACTCTGCAACTGACCCAGGGCAGACATAGCATCTGGTGTTTTTATATCACTCGCCTGTGCTCTAGCCCGTGAATGACTCGACAGGAGAAGAGCCACTGGGCTGGGGATTGGGAATGTTGAAGTTGAGTAATGACTGGGCTGAGTGCTTCATCTGTCAAAGTAGAGGTTGACTTTAAAATCGCAAGTTCTCCTCCTGCCCCTTTTAAGGACTTCATTTGATCACGCTCCTTTGCTGCTTTGTCCCTTCACTAGGGTTTTCTTATGTGGACCACATGTCCAGGGAGAATGGCTCCTGGAGGTATCGGGAGCGCAGAGGAGCTGGGTCTCCCATAGGTCACCTGCACATTCTGGCAGGGACGGAAGAGTGACAGTGACAGGGTCCTCTCAGCCCAAGAGATCATAGAGCCCTTGAGGTTGTAGCCTCAGCAGCCACCTTTGCCCTGGCTTCCTTACTTAGAACCAAGGACAGAGCTGGTCAGGTTTTCAGGAGGCAGAACAGTAAGGACCAGTGGCCTGGAGCCTTAGACATGGCAACAATGTGTTTGTAAGCAGGTTAGTTTTCATCCACCAGCATTTTGGATGCTGTCTTAAGGGTACAGAAGATTTCTTTCCTGAAAGAGAAGGCAGACTACATAGGCAGAAGTGACCTGAGTGACTATCCCTTGAGGAACCTGTACCCACTGCGTATGTGTTTTCATAAGTCTTTTCTGAAGTCCATTTCCAAGCTACTGGGTATGTGTTACTTTTTCTGAATGCTCTTTTTCTGTTAATCCTCATGctgccaggtggtagtggcagtggcagtggtggCAGCCACACATTCCTTTAGtcacaacacttgggaggcagaagcaggctcatccatctttgagttcaaggccagcttggtcttcagagtgagtaccaggacagccagggcaatacagagaaaccctaacttaaaacaacaacaacaaaaacaaacaaacaaacaaacaaaagaagaagaaaaaaatctcatatttatattaaaattatcctTATCCAGCTCTGCTTCAGACAGGGGTGGAGTGGGGTCATGAAGCCACCCTTGATTGAGGCCATTGGGATGGTCCCAGTGAGCAAGAACAGATTGGCTCTGGCAGTTGCTGGGATGAGGTCCTAGGGTAAACAGCCCCAGCTAAGACAAAAACAGCTGGGGAGGCAAAGCCAGCTCTGAGGTTGggagaaaagaaaccagagaagaaATTTTCACACATTTGAGCTGCACAGGGAAGAACAAGGTAAAAGAGAGGTGTTCCAAATACTGTAAATAGGAATATTCACACTTATCTCCTGATCACCGGAGTCGCACCACATGAGGAGATGTCAGAGGACCTCTCCTAATCAGTTCCTTCTTTACCCTGCTAGCATTCATAGGCAGCGAACTGAATAGATGTTTGGGAGGGGTGGGCTATGTAGACCCCTGGGAAGTAGAACACCTAGTGTATTAGCTCCACCTCCAGGCCAAGAGGGGAACAGCCATCTATTCCTGCTCCTGAACCAGGAGGGCCCCCCTCAACAACTTGCCAGAGCCAGGAATAGATGCAGGTTACTAGAACCCTCTCGTTGCTTCTGGGCCCTTCTGGGACACTAAGAATTTGTGAGAAAGGCATAAGGGTAAAGCTGGGGACCACTACAGTCTGCAGAGCTTCAAGTTCTGCTGCAACAGTTTCTTGGCAGCTGTCTGCTTGGATTTGGGTCTTGCCAACAAATTTTCTTAGAACTGGCTCTTGGATTGTCCTTAGTCTTAAGTTCCCATCAGGACTTTCCCTGTGAGTCTGAAATCTGGCCTTGCTCAGTTAGAAAGATGAAAACAATTTGAAAGGCCTTGATGGCTACTTGGAAACAGCTGCTGGTGCAGCAGTGCAGGGCCTGTGCCTGCTAACTGTGGAGGCTTGAGCCCTCGCTGGGTTTCTCAGCTAGCTCCCACTCTGCCAAgagactccccccaccccttggAAAGATTACCTTAAGATCTCCAAGGGAAAAGCATTCCCTGTGAAAAATGGAGGGGGGAAGCTAAAAGACTAGGAAAGCAGATCCAAGGAAAGCCATCTCAGCACCTGAAGGCAGCAAGTGTCCTGggatgaggatgtagctcagcggGAGAGCGTTTGCCCCACCGTTAGCATAGCAAAAACTGGAAGAAGCATCTAAATCTGACCTTCTGGACACGTTTGTTTCACTCCACAAAGATAGATTAGGAAGAAGGGATTTATTTCTCAGTCCTTGAGAACCAGATGCTGTCTGCCTTGTAGCTCTTCCTAGGCATGATAGGATATTAACCATCTCCAGAGGAAAGTCACTGAAGACCCTATCTTTATATCCTCTGTCCTGGAGAACTCCAGCTTCTGTTAGTAttgaagatttcttctttattttcttctaaccAGGCCATGTGGACCCAGGAGAGAATGACTTAGAAACAGCCCTGCGAGAGACTCGGGAGGAAACAGGCATAGAAGCAAGCCAACTGACCATCATTGAGGGGTTCAGAAGGGAGCTCAATTACGTGGCCAGGCAGAAGCCTAAAACGGTCATTTACTGGCTGGCAGAAGTGAAAGACTACAATGTAGAGATCCGCCTCTCCCAGGAGCATCAAGCCTACCGCTGGCTGGGGCTGGAGGAGGCCTGCCAGTTGGCTCAGTTCAAGGAGATGAAGGCAACACTCCAAGAAGGACACCAGTTTCTCTGCTCCACACCGGCCTGAGCTGACCAGAACAAATGCTTCCATTGCATCCTTAAGGGTTTTTCAAGATAAACCCACCCTTCCATCCAGGGAAGGATGCACGGGTCATGGCTTGTTAACAACCAAGAGCAGATAGGTTAGTGAAATTAAAATTAACTCGGcactctcaggtgacagcaaggaagccctggattcaatccctagcatagaaaataatgactttaaaaagtaaagcaaggattttactttaaaataattactttcaAAGCAAGAATTTTAGCTAAGTTAAAAAACAAAGGAGGGGTACGGTTTTTTAAATGACAGCCCCGAAGTATGTCTTTTGTCATTTATAAATAAACTGGAAGCAACGTACATGCCCTTTCAACCTGTGATGCTTTCTTGGACTCACGCCATTGGTTgaggaaaagaaaattgaaatgagTCAGAGCTTTAGATGTAACCAAAGGGAATCCTTAGACCACTTGGCCATTCCGAGTGTGTAAACTATAGGAAACTGTATGTCCAAATACTATACCCCAAAAAGCTAAGGGCTCGGGCACGAGACTGGAAGAAACCCAGCACATGGAGGGTAACCCCTCTGCTTCTGCAACTCTGTGCATCTCCTCCCCCGCATACAGACCCGTAGAGTTGGAATCTCCAAGCCATAGAACTGGAGTGCAGGAATTGAGCGTTT
It includes:
- the Nudt2 gene encoding bis(5'-nucleosyl)-tetraphosphatase [asymmetrical] codes for the protein MALRACGLIIFRRHLIPKMDNSTIEFLLLQASDGIHHWTPPKGHVDPGENDLETALRETREETGIEASQLTIIEGFRRELNYVARQKPKTVIYWLAEVKDYNVEIRLSQEHQAYRWLGLEEACQLAQFKEMKATLQEGHQFLCSTPA